Genomic DNA from Methylocystis sp. MJC1:
CCTGTTTTTGCAGCACGGCACCGCGAAGCTTTTCGGCTACCCGCATGTCGCCATGTTCGACAAGGTGACGCTCTTGTCGGTGCTGGGCGCCGCCGGCGTCATCGAGCTCGTCGGCGGTTTTTTGCTGTTGATCGGCCTGTTCACGAGGCCAGCCGCTTTCATCCTCGCCGGTGAGATGGCGGTGGCCTATTTTGGCTTCCATGCTTTGGCGGCTTTCTGGCCGATTCTGAACAAGGGAGAGCTCGCGGCGCTATACTGCTTCGTGTTCCTCTTCTTTTCGGTGGCGGGGCCAGGGAAGTTCGCGCTCGACAAGGAATAGGCGGCTTATGGCCATGGCTGTTGACGAGTTGTGCTTGGCCGCCGCGACCGTGGCCAAATCTATTGACAAGAGAGGCGTGCGACCTATTCCCTTGCGGACATGACCGAGACAGCCGTCACGACCAAGCGACGCTCTCACGCCTGGGCGCTGCCCAATCTGCTGACCTACGGGCGGTGCCTCGCCGTGCCCGTGGTCGCTGGGCTGCTGCTCGCCTCGAGCGAGAACTGGACGCGCTGGACGGCGCTTGGCGTCTATACGGCAGCGGGAGTGACCGACTTTTTTGACGGCTATCTCGCTCGCGCCTGGCAGCAGCAATCGCCGATCGGCCGCATGCTCGATCCGATCGCCGACAAGCTCCTGGTCGCCGCGACGCTTCTCGTGGTCGTGGCCAATCAGACGCTCGTCGGATGGACCGTCTGGGCGGCGATCATCATCCTT
This window encodes:
- a CDS encoding DoxX family protein; this translates as MTLRIIPARFLPHVQGLLRIVTAFLFLQHGTAKLFGYPHVAMFDKVTLLSVLGAAGVIELVGGFLLLIGLFTRPAAFILAGEMAVAYFGFHALAAFWPILNKGELAALYCFVFLFFSVAGPGKFALDKE
- the pgsA gene encoding CDP-diacylglycerol--glycerol-3-phosphate 3-phosphatidyltransferase, whose translation is MTETAVTTKRRSHAWALPNLLTYGRCLAVPVVAGLLLASSENWTRWTALGVYTAAGVTDFFDGYLARAWQQQSPIGRMLDPIADKLLVAATLLVVVANQTLVGWTVWAAIIILCREILVSGMREYLAELKVRLPVSTIAKWKTAFQLLALGFFIVGPAGEALLPGSVKIGEALLWVAAVLTLYTGADYLHAAISHFGEDERP